The Virgibacillus dokdonensis genome includes a window with the following:
- a CDS encoding NAD(P)/FAD-dependent oxidoreductase, translating to MSYDVTIIGGGPSGLMAAIAAAEHGANTLLIEKGKKLGKKLAISGGGRCNVTNRLPQEEIIKNIPGNGKFLYSAFSVFNNYDIIDFFTTLQVPLKEEDHGRMFPVSNQSKTVVNALLRRLDELNVNVKLETAVEAIHYDEKHHTVILPHGKKMQSKAIIVAVGGKAVPYTGSTGDGYAWAKKAGHTITELYPTEVALVSEEAFIRNKSLQGISLRNICLSVLNKKGKTIISHQMDMIFTHFGISGPAVLRCSQFVVKELRKGRSEVPMVLDIFPNSTEKELMDKLLDMIDQAPKKTVKNLLKGFAPEKLIIFLLNHHNMYEEQKAGNLSKQWIMQFIHECKHFTFYVHGSLPLEKAFVTGGGVSIKEIVPNTMQSKKTERLYFCGEILDIHGYTGGYNITSALVTGRLAGINAALELQAGN from the coding sequence ATGTCCTATGACGTAACAATTATAGGTGGAGGGCCTTCAGGATTGATGGCAGCAATAGCTGCTGCTGAGCATGGTGCCAACACATTATTGATTGAAAAAGGAAAGAAGTTAGGGAAAAAACTGGCGATTTCTGGTGGCGGGAGATGTAATGTCACAAATCGACTTCCTCAGGAAGAAATTATAAAAAACATTCCAGGTAATGGAAAATTTCTATATAGTGCTTTTTCTGTTTTCAACAATTACGACATTATTGATTTTTTCACTACATTACAAGTACCTCTAAAAGAAGAGGATCACGGAAGAATGTTTCCAGTATCCAATCAATCTAAAACTGTAGTGAATGCGTTGTTAAGACGTTTAGACGAGCTAAATGTTAATGTGAAATTGGAAACTGCTGTAGAAGCAATCCATTACGATGAAAAACACCATACTGTTATCCTTCCACATGGTAAAAAAATGCAATCTAAAGCTATTATTGTCGCAGTAGGAGGCAAAGCGGTCCCTTACACAGGATCTACTGGGGATGGATATGCATGGGCAAAAAAAGCAGGTCATACAATTACAGAGCTATACCCTACAGAGGTTGCATTAGTATCTGAAGAAGCATTTATTCGAAATAAATCATTACAAGGTATTTCATTACGTAATATTTGTTTATCTGTTCTTAACAAAAAAGGAAAAACAATTATTTCCCATCAAATGGACATGATTTTCACTCATTTTGGAATATCAGGGCCAGCTGTATTACGGTGCTCGCAATTTGTAGTAAAGGAGCTAAGAAAAGGGCGAAGCGAAGTGCCTATGGTATTAGATATTTTTCCAAATTCTACGGAGAAAGAACTTATGGATAAACTTTTGGATATGATTGACCAAGCTCCTAAAAAAACAGTCAAAAACTTATTAAAAGGGTTCGCCCCCGAAAAATTAATTATCTTTTTATTGAACCATCACAACATGTACGAAGAACAAAAAGCTGGAAATTTATCCAAGCAATGGATTATGCAATTTATTCATGAATGCAAGCATTTTACATTTTACGTACATGGTTCACTTCCCTTAGAAAAAGCTTTTGTTACTGGAGGCGGTGTTTCCATTAAAGAAATAGTTCCAAATACCATGCAATCAAAAAAAACAGAACGATTATATTTCTGTGGAGAGATTTTAGATATTCATGGTTATACTGGTGGTTATAATATTACATCAGCACTTGTTACTGGTAGGTTAGCTGGTATAAACGCAGCTCTGGAACTACAAGCTGGCAATTGA
- a CDS encoding putative polysaccharide biosynthesis protein produces the protein MSNIVRGTMLLTGATFLSKLLGMIYVIPFNALVGATGGTLFSLAYTPYNIFISLSTVGVPLAVSKFVSKYNAVGDYETGMRMFRTGMTLMVTTGIIAFLVLFFSADLLATGMITSENADELSRSDVAFVIKMVSFALILIPAMSIVRGFFQGYNSMGPTAISQVIEQIVRIFFILAGSFVIVNILNGSVIAAVGFSTFAAFLGAVASCLVLYIYWQKRKPYIDKQRKQQIYMYDISTSDMFKELFRYAGPFVLVGLATPLYQLIDQFTFERAMVANGEGDIWSFSYSVVNFYGHKLVIIPVTIAIGLSLAILPAMTKAYTQNNKQLLKNQISQALQIVMFLILPAVSGLSLLSTEAYGALFGLEKIAISGELLAWYAPVGLFFGLFTVTSSILQGVNQQRFAVVSLSAGVLVKVLLNIQLIYMFGAKGAIFGTALAAGIATILNLWRIRLAAQFSYKPLVKQTTLIIIFIAIMSGAIILGKYLLGMVVPNNRVGMIITLIGCVSVGGLVYLWLAYASTLLERVLGNRVRFLDKIFK, from the coding sequence ATGTCGAATATTGTACGTGGAACGATGTTGCTAACGGGAGCAACATTTCTCTCTAAACTATTAGGAATGATTTATGTCATTCCATTTAATGCTTTAGTTGGAGCAACAGGAGGTACGTTGTTTTCACTAGCTTACACTCCTTATAACATATTTATTAGTCTCTCAACTGTTGGAGTACCATTAGCTGTATCAAAATTTGTTTCCAAATATAATGCAGTCGGAGATTATGAAACAGGAATGCGCATGTTCCGTACTGGAATGACTTTAATGGTTACTACTGGAATCATAGCCTTTTTGGTCCTCTTTTTTAGTGCGGATTTATTAGCAACGGGAATGATTACGAGTGAAAATGCAGACGAGCTCTCGAGATCTGATGTCGCTTTTGTTATTAAAATGGTAAGTTTTGCTTTGATTTTAATTCCGGCTATGAGCATTGTGAGAGGCTTTTTCCAAGGGTACAATTCCATGGGGCCTACAGCTATATCTCAAGTCATCGAACAAATTGTACGGATCTTTTTTATTTTGGCAGGATCATTCGTTATTGTAAATATCTTAAATGGATCAGTCATTGCTGCTGTCGGTTTTTCTACTTTTGCTGCGTTTCTTGGGGCAGTAGCTTCTTGTCTTGTCTTATACATTTATTGGCAAAAAAGAAAGCCGTATATTGATAAACAACGCAAGCAACAAATATATATGTACGATATCAGCACAAGCGATATGTTTAAAGAATTATTTCGTTACGCAGGACCATTTGTATTAGTTGGATTAGCTACTCCGTTATATCAATTAATTGATCAGTTCACGTTTGAAAGAGCAATGGTTGCTAATGGGGAGGGAGATATTTGGTCTTTTTCCTATTCCGTCGTGAATTTCTATGGACATAAGCTAGTTATTATCCCTGTAACTATAGCAATAGGTTTATCATTAGCTATTCTCCCTGCAATGACCAAAGCATATACACAAAATAATAAGCAACTGCTAAAAAATCAAATAAGCCAAGCACTACAAATTGTTATGTTTTTAATTTTGCCTGCAGTTAGTGGACTATCATTATTATCCACGGAAGCTTATGGAGCGTTATTTGGATTAGAAAAAATTGCTATTTCTGGTGAGTTATTAGCTTGGTATGCACCTGTTGGTCTATTTTTCGGGCTATTCACCGTTACCTCTTCCATATTACAAGGTGTTAACCAACAGCGATTTGCTGTAGTTAGCTTATCTGCGGGTGTACTCGTAAAAGTGTTATTAAACATACAGCTTATTTATATGTTTGGTGCTAAAGGAGCTATCTTTGGGACAGCATTAGCAGCAGGTATTGCTACTATCCTCAATCTATGGCGCATTCGTTTAGCTGCTCAATTTTCTTATAAACCATTAGTAAAACAAACGACATTAATTATCATTTTTATTGCAATTATGAGTGGGGCGATTATTTTAGGAAAATATTTATTAGGTATGGTCGTTCCAAATAATCGAGTAGGTATGATAATTACATTAATTGGCTGCGTGAGTGTTGGTGGGCTCGTTTACTTGTGGTTAGCTTATGCATCTACATTATTAGAGCGGGTGCTTGGAAATCGGGTTCGGTTTTTAGATAAAATCTTTAAGTGA
- a CDS encoding pseudouridine synthase has protein sequence MRLDKFLANAGLGSRKEVKALLKKRCVMVNGQLAKDSSVHVDEINDSIAVNGKPIYYQKYTYIMLHKPSGVISATADKQDKTVIELLSHELQKFKPFPVGRLDKDTEGLLILTNDGQLAHELLSPKKHVTKTYFAKIKGEVTEADCMAFANGVTLDDGYRTKPATLRILKQAAQSEVEIMITEGKYHQIKRMFRAVDKQVAYLKRTTMGKLHLDKALKKGEYRQLRVEEVKLLQNS, from the coding sequence ATGCGCCTTGACAAATTTTTGGCCAATGCTGGATTGGGAAGTAGGAAAGAAGTAAAAGCTTTGTTGAAAAAACGATGCGTTATGGTAAATGGTCAATTAGCCAAAGATAGTTCCGTTCACGTTGATGAAATCAATGATAGTATTGCAGTAAATGGAAAGCCGATTTATTACCAAAAATACACATATATTATGTTGCATAAGCCTTCTGGTGTGATTTCTGCTACAGCAGATAAGCAAGATAAAACGGTTATTGAATTACTATCTCACGAATTACAAAAGTTTAAGCCGTTTCCAGTGGGGCGACTGGATAAGGATACAGAAGGCCTGCTTATATTAACGAATGATGGTCAATTAGCACATGAGTTATTGTCTCCCAAAAAGCATGTAACGAAAACGTATTTTGCAAAAATTAAAGGGGAGGTAACAGAAGCTGACTGCATGGCTTTTGCCAACGGTGTGACATTGGATGATGGCTATAGAACAAAACCTGCAACATTACGTATTTTGAAGCAAGCTGCACAATCAGAAGTTGAAATTATGATAACTGAAGGGAAGTATCATCAGATTAAGCGAATGTTTCGAGCTGTTGATAAACAGGTAGCATATTTAAAACGGACAACAATGGGGAAATTACACCTTGATAAGGCTCTTAAAAAAGGAGAATATAGGCAGTTGCGTGTTGAAGAAGTGAAGTTATTACAGAATTCATAA
- the thpR gene encoding RNA 2',3'-cyclic phosphodiesterase produces MARLPHYFIAIPLTKEVQVMCSDMQTFLKQKLPYREWTNKLDFHITLKFLGPVSDSKVCHLINRLQRVHFLPFYLTVGGVDTFGSFERPRVIYSKVQLNDTLTKLVNQVEFEAKAEGFLAEKRSYIPHITLAKKWDGSAHVGNEMLTEVKNKDYPVMLLYVDHFVLYQTFPNQQPKYKVKAHFTL; encoded by the coding sequence ATGGCAAGGTTACCACATTATTTTATCGCCATTCCGTTAACTAAAGAAGTTCAAGTTATGTGTAGCGATATGCAGACATTCTTAAAACAGAAGCTACCTTATAGGGAGTGGACAAATAAGCTTGACTTTCATATTACTTTAAAGTTTTTAGGGCCTGTATCCGATAGTAAAGTATGCCACCTGATCAACAGACTACAACGAGTTCATTTTTTACCTTTTTATTTAACAGTAGGTGGAGTAGATACTTTTGGCTCTTTTGAAAGACCAAGGGTAATTTATTCGAAAGTACAATTAAATGATACGTTAACAAAGCTAGTAAATCAGGTTGAGTTTGAAGCAAAAGCAGAAGGTTTTTTAGCGGAAAAACGGTCGTATATTCCTCACATTACATTAGCTAAAAAATGGGATGGATCAGCTCATGTAGGCAATGAGATGTTAACCGAAGTGAAAAATAAGGATTACCCAGTAATGTTATTGTATGTGGATCATTTCGTATTATATCAAACATTTCCAAATCAACAGCCGAAGTATAAAGTAAAAGCTCATTTTACACTATAG
- a CDS encoding phosphotransferase family protein: MVNWLKRVLGSEWEIAPAGGLTGDAYLATKGNQRLFLKRNSSPFLAVLSAEGIVPKLIWTKRMENGDVITAQEWLEGRELKPVEMQHLRVADLLRKIHQSSELLHMLMRLGKKPITSDESYDIIKERLQRTNLHHTHEQVVIALQYLEKLLPITRKRKLVVCHGDLNHNNLLLTEEGHLYLIDWDSALIADPVVDYGMILNWYIPQENWNEWLRQYGIATDNHLFGRMHWYLLLDSLHYLCWHKERDEDAKFVDRLNELDILNKQIERLM, from the coding sequence ATGGTGAACTGGCTGAAGCGAGTTCTAGGTAGTGAGTGGGAAATAGCTCCAGCAGGTGGGCTTACAGGAGACGCTTATCTGGCAACGAAAGGTAACCAGCGATTATTTTTAAAACGTAACTCATCTCCGTTTTTAGCCGTCTTATCGGCGGAGGGAATTGTTCCAAAATTAATCTGGACAAAAAGAATGGAAAATGGTGACGTCATTACAGCTCAGGAGTGGCTAGAGGGAAGAGAGTTAAAACCAGTTGAAATGCAACATTTACGCGTTGCTGATTTATTACGAAAAATTCACCAGTCCTCTGAATTGTTACATATGCTCATGCGTTTAGGGAAAAAACCTATTACATCAGACGAAAGCTATGATATTATAAAGGAACGTTTGCAACGCACGAATTTACATCATACACATGAACAAGTGGTTATTGCGTTACAATACTTAGAAAAACTGCTCCCTATTACAAGGAAGCGAAAACTTGTTGTCTGTCATGGAGATTTGAATCATAATAATTTACTACTGACAGAGGAAGGGCATTTATATCTTATCGATTGGGACAGTGCATTGATTGCTGATCCAGTTGTAGATTATGGAATGATTCTCAATTGGTATATTCCCCAAGAAAATTGGAATGAGTGGTTGCGACAATACGGTATTGCAACAGATAATCATTTGTTTGGGCGTATGCATTGGTATCTATTACTGGATTCTCTACATTACTTATGCTGGCATAAAGAACGTGATGAAGATGCTAAGTTTGTAGACCGTTTAAACGAGTTAGATATTTTGAATAAACAAATAGAAAGATTAATGTAA
- a CDS encoding YtzH-like family protein, translated as MELNTNNQLTLLIDLLDEHRTDLCGSVSEYQQITRLVKSLMQNSSISNQEIQELLPEIYDYGKNGESSQNMEAHIVANNTQLAAWIDALHQTNLH; from the coding sequence ATGGAATTAAATACAAATAATCAACTAACTTTGCTTATAGATTTATTAGACGAACATCGAACCGACCTTTGTGGTAGTGTCTCTGAATATCAACAAATAACCAGACTTGTGAAGTCTCTTATGCAAAATAGTTCTATTTCCAATCAAGAGATACAGGAGTTACTTCCTGAAATTTACGACTACGGGAAGAACGGTGAATCTTCACAAAATATGGAAGCACATATTGTGGCCAACAATACACAGTTAGCTGCATGGATTGATGCGCTTCATCAAACAAATTTACATTAA
- the trmB gene encoding tRNA (guanosine(46)-N7)-methyltransferase TrmB gives MRQRHKPWADDFLQKHADTVISNPYNYNGRWQEVFTNHDAPIHLEIGTGKGQFIVEMARQYPDVNFIGIEVAKSIIVTAAQKVVDAEMPNIRLIHVNAENLTDLFARDELSLIYLNFSDPWPKNRHEKRRLTYYTFLEKYQQILKPNGEIVLKTDNMGLFEYSLESFSQNGLQIEEVNLDLHGIDDPTNRMTEYEEKFTAKGQPIYRCRVKNTESVNL, from the coding sequence ATGCGTCAGCGACATAAGCCGTGGGCGGATGATTTTTTACAAAAACATGCAGACACGGTTATTTCCAATCCTTACAACTATAACGGTAGGTGGCAGGAAGTGTTTACGAATCATGATGCTCCTATTCACCTTGAAATAGGAACAGGTAAAGGGCAATTTATCGTTGAAATGGCTAGACAATACCCAGATGTTAATTTTATCGGTATTGAAGTAGCAAAAAGTATTATTGTAACGGCTGCTCAAAAAGTTGTTGATGCAGAAATGCCGAATATTCGCTTAATCCATGTTAACGCTGAAAACTTAACGGATTTGTTTGCAAGAGACGAATTATCCTTGATTTATTTAAATTTTTCAGACCCTTGGCCAAAAAATCGGCACGAAAAACGAAGATTAACCTATTATACTTTCTTAGAAAAATATCAACAAATTTTAAAACCAAACGGTGAAATTGTATTAAAAACCGATAATATGGGATTGTTTGAATATTCATTAGAAAGTTTTTCACAAAATGGACTGCAAATAGAAGAAGTGAATCTAGATTTGCATGGAATAGATGATCCTACAAATCGGATGACGGAATATGAAGAAAAATTTACAGCAAAAGGGCAACCCATATATCGTTGTCGCGTAAAGAATACGGAGTCTGTAAACCTGTAA
- a CDS encoding YtnP family quorum-quenching lactonase, giving the protein MEKLKVGRATLTWLQGGVIHLDGGAMFGVVPKVLWQSKYPTNEWNQIELRTDPILLQLDGRNYLIDSGIGQNKLTEKQQRNFGVTEQSKVVYDLAVLGLAPNDIHGILMTHMHFDHASGLTFPVAADAYESVFKKAVIYVTDIEWKEMRNPNIRSKNTYWKSNWEAIKKQVQPFSHEIEITDGLKMIHSGGHSDGHSVIVFEEGDTCWIHMADIMPTYAHQNKLWVLAYDDYPVTSVYQKEKWMAYGYQRQAWYTFYHDVYYRAIKFNGLGNCVDQLVRK; this is encoded by the coding sequence ATGGAGAAGTTAAAGGTAGGAAGAGCAACTTTGACATGGCTTCAAGGAGGAGTAATCCATTTAGATGGAGGGGCGATGTTTGGAGTAGTACCTAAAGTACTATGGCAGTCAAAGTACCCGACAAACGAGTGGAATCAAATTGAGTTACGAACAGATCCGATACTATTACAACTGGATGGAAGAAATTATTTGATTGATAGCGGAATTGGGCAAAATAAATTGACAGAGAAGCAACAGCGAAACTTTGGGGTTACAGAGCAGTCAAAGGTTGTTTATGATTTGGCTGTCCTTGGATTAGCACCAAATGATATCCATGGTATTTTAATGACGCATATGCACTTTGATCATGCATCGGGTTTAACTTTTCCTGTGGCGGCGGATGCATATGAATCTGTATTTAAAAAAGCTGTCATTTATGTAACAGATATAGAATGGAAGGAAATGAGAAACCCAAATATTAGATCTAAAAATACTTATTGGAAGAGCAATTGGGAAGCAATAAAAAAACAAGTTCAACCATTTTCACACGAAATTGAAATTACAGATGGGTTAAAAATGATTCATAGCGGCGGTCATAGTGATGGTCATAGCGTTATTGTTTTTGAAGAAGGAGATACATGTTGGATTCATATGGCGGACATTATGCCAACCTATGCACATCAAAATAAATTATGGGTACTAGCTTATGATGATTATCCGGTAACTTCTGTTTATCAAAAGGAAAAATGGATGGCTTATGGATATCAAAGGCAGGCATGGTATACATTTTATCACGATGTGTATTATCGAGCGATAAAATTTAATGGACTGGGAAATTGCGTGGATCAATTAGTACGTAAGTAG
- a CDS encoding PepSY domain-containing protein → MGVKKAVIAAGLGVAVGYLAKQQLDQMQKVTPEKALNHAKETFKKQGPISGSWIYMQPQEVEKNGLLYDAYRGGVTRNLDGENKQYEFYVDVETGAVIDAVQTT, encoded by the coding sequence ATGGGTGTAAAAAAAGCAGTTATTGCTGCAGGGCTTGGCGTTGCTGTAGGCTACCTTGCAAAGCAACAACTGGATCAAATGCAAAAAGTTACTCCTGAGAAAGCATTAAACCATGCAAAAGAAACATTTAAGAAGCAAGGGCCAATTAGCGGTTCTTGGATTTATATGCAACCACAAGAAGTAGAGAAAAACGGCCTTCTCTACGATGCTTATCGTGGTGGAGTTACACGGAATTTAGACGGGGAAAACAAGCAGTATGAATTTTATGTAGATGTTGAAACTGGTGCGGTGATTGACGCCGTACAAACAACATAA
- a CDS encoding M42 family metallopeptidase: protein MNQETLSLFKQLTELQGASGNEHAVRSFMKQELSKYADEIMQDNLGGIFGVKKGSGPKVMVAGHMDEVGFMVTQITDNGMLRFQPLGGWWNQVLLAQRVQVITDNGPVVGVIGSIPPHNLTDEQRKKPMEIKHMLIDIGADDRADVEKIGVKPGQQIVPLTPFTPMANSNKILAKAWDNRYGCGLAIELLKEVQKDALPNELYAGATVQEEVGLRGAQVAANKIQPDIFFALDASPANDMSGKKDEFGQLGKGALLRIFDRTMITHQGMKNFVLDTAESNNIPYQYFISQGGTDAGRVHVANQGVPSAVIGICSRYIHTSSSIIHVDDYAAAKELLIKLVKSTDQTTLDNIHRSV, encoded by the coding sequence ATGAATCAAGAAACATTGTCCTTATTTAAACAATTGACAGAGCTTCAAGGTGCGTCAGGCAATGAACATGCTGTGCGTTCATTTATGAAACAAGAGTTATCCAAATATGCCGATGAAATCATGCAAGATAATTTAGGCGGAATATTTGGTGTAAAAAAAGGATCAGGACCTAAAGTTATGGTAGCAGGTCATATGGATGAAGTTGGTTTTATGGTGACACAAATAACAGATAATGGCATGTTACGTTTTCAGCCATTAGGTGGTTGGTGGAATCAAGTATTACTTGCTCAGCGAGTACAAGTTATAACAGATAATGGGCCAGTTGTTGGTGTAATTGGTTCAATTCCACCTCATAATTTAACAGATGAGCAACGCAAAAAGCCGATGGAAATAAAACATATGCTCATCGATATTGGTGCTGATGATAGAGCGGATGTTGAAAAAATAGGTGTTAAACCAGGGCAACAGATTGTCCCTTTAACGCCATTTACGCCGATGGCAAATAGTAACAAAATTTTAGCTAAGGCATGGGATAACCGTTATGGTTGTGGATTAGCGATTGAATTGTTAAAAGAAGTGCAAAAAGATGCCTTACCGAATGAATTGTATGCAGGTGCGACAGTACAAGAGGAAGTTGGCTTGCGCGGTGCACAAGTTGCAGCTAATAAAATTCAACCAGACATATTTTTTGCATTGGATGCGTCTCCTGCTAATGATATGTCAGGGAAAAAAGATGAATTTGGGCAATTAGGTAAGGGTGCATTATTGCGTATTTTTGACCGAACAATGATTACACATCAAGGCATGAAAAATTTTGTTCTCGATACAGCAGAGAGCAACAATATACCTTATCAATATTTTATCTCGCAAGGTGGAACAGATGCAGGTAGAGTCCATGTAGCAAACCAAGGCGTTCCTTCTGCAGTCATCGGTATATGCTCGCGCTACATTCATACATCATCTTCTATTATACATGTGGACGATTATGCAGCTGCTAAAGAATTACTAATCAAGCTTGTCAAATCAACAGATCAAACAACGCTGGATAACATCCATCGTTCCGTTTAA
- a CDS encoding DUF84 family protein — protein MRIIIGSKNKAKIKAVEKVFPNASITSKGASSGVSAQPFSDEETKQGAIHRALHCIQGETNTFGIGLEGGVMFIGNKLYLCNWGALALPDQLYTASGARILLPQEITKELLKGRELGELMDAFAHRKQVRQKEGAIGIFTAERISRIDMFSHVIELLRGQWEYNQL, from the coding sequence ATGAGGATTATAATTGGTTCAAAGAATAAAGCAAAAATTAAAGCTGTCGAAAAAGTTTTTCCAAATGCTTCTATTACATCCAAAGGCGCTTCATCAGGAGTGTCAGCACAGCCCTTCTCTGATGAAGAGACGAAGCAGGGCGCGATTCATCGTGCCCTTCACTGTATTCAAGGGGAAACAAATACATTTGGGATCGGACTAGAAGGTGGCGTCATGTTTATTGGTAATAAATTATACCTTTGTAATTGGGGAGCGCTAGCGTTACCGGATCAACTCTATACAGCTAGCGGTGCTCGCATTCTTTTGCCACAAGAAATTACCAAAGAACTTCTAAAAGGCAGAGAACTTGGTGAACTTATGGATGCATTCGCCCATCGAAAGCAAGTTAGACAAAAAGAAGGAGCAATTGGTATTTTTACAGCAGAGCGAATATCTAGGATAGACATGTTTTCTCATGTGATAGAATTATTGCGTGGACAATGGGAATATAATCAGCTCTAA
- a CDS encoding YtoQ family protein produces MELTVYLAGQIHDNWRGEVKKLAETKELPLQFVAPQTNHERSDNIGEAILGKQPDSLYKDEAASSINNFRTQVLMEKADIVIALFGESYKQWNTAMDASQAITLNKPTIIIRPKSLIHPLKELSEKANVTVETVEQALDVIAYIFE; encoded by the coding sequence ATGGAACTTACTGTCTATTTAGCTGGTCAAATACATGATAACTGGCGCGGTGAAGTAAAAAAGTTGGCAGAAACAAAAGAACTGCCGTTACAATTCGTTGCCCCGCAAACCAATCATGAAAGATCTGACAATATCGGAGAAGCTATTTTAGGAAAACAACCTGATTCTCTCTACAAAGATGAGGCTGCCTCAAGCATTAATAATTTTCGTACGCAAGTATTAATGGAAAAAGCTGATATTGTTATCGCACTCTTTGGGGAAAGCTATAAACAATGGAATACAGCAATGGATGCAAGTCAGGCAATTACGTTAAATAAACCTACAATAATTATTCGACCGAAATCTTTAATTCATCCTCTCAAGGAACTGTCGGAAAAAGCAAATGTGACCGTTGAAACTGTGGAGCAGGCTTTAGACGTCATTGCATACATTTTTGAATAA
- a CDS encoding thioredoxin family protein, with protein sequence MKTLTKQESFTQVINQGKVVLYFTAGWCPDCTVIEPILPEIEVAYPDYLFIKVDRDEFMDICQDYSIFGIPSFLAFQDGEEVGRFVSKDRKTKEEIIQFMDGLPS encoded by the coding sequence GTGAAAACGTTGACGAAACAAGAATCATTTACACAAGTAATAAATCAAGGGAAGGTTGTGCTTTATTTTACAGCAGGATGGTGTCCAGATTGTACGGTAATTGAGCCCATATTGCCAGAAATTGAAGTAGCTTATCCTGATTATTTGTTTATAAAAGTAGATAGAGATGAATTTATGGATATTTGTCAAGATTATTCTATTTTTGGCATTCCTAGTTTTCTTGCGTTTCAAGATGGAGAAGAAGTAGGGAGATTTGTAAGTAAAGATCGAAAAACAAAAGAAGAGATTATCCAATTTATGGACGGTCTTCCGAGCTAA
- a CDS encoding DUF1444 domain-containing protein, whose product MQMTSIKLKMLLDERFQNDNWQTTYNRDKDTFRVEWKASKQGITITLPNVVAKYNQKGESVIDDLEDHVKEALRIMNEEQQLEGMEKQIFPVIRSTSFPTKTNVNNKLIYKEHTAETRIFYAIDLGKSYRLIDQSLIEKEGWSEERIDEIASFNLRSLPVDYKHDQVADNDFYFLASQDGYDASRILNEAFLEEMKANSKGEMAVAVPHQDVFIIADVQNKMGYDVLAQMTMKFFAEGRIPITSLPMIYEDKHLEPIFILAKNRPEKDN is encoded by the coding sequence ATGCAAATGACAAGTATCAAATTAAAAATGCTATTAGATGAACGGTTTCAAAATGACAATTGGCAAACGACGTATAATCGCGATAAAGATACTTTTCGGGTAGAATGGAAAGCATCGAAACAAGGAATTACTATTACTTTACCAAATGTTGTAGCGAAATATAATCAAAAAGGCGAATCAGTCATTGATGATTTAGAGGATCATGTAAAAGAAGCATTACGAATTATGAACGAAGAACAACAATTGGAAGGTATGGAAAAACAGATATTTCCAGTTATCCGGTCTACCTCATTTCCAACTAAAACGAATGTCAATAATAAGCTTATTTATAAAGAACATACGGCTGAAACACGTATTTTCTATGCTATTGATCTAGGGAAATCGTACCGTTTAATTGACCAATCGCTAATTGAAAAAGAAGGTTGGTCAGAGGAGCGAATTGATGAGATTGCATCATTTAATTTACGTTCTTTGCCAGTAGATTATAAGCATGATCAAGTAGCAGATAATGATTTCTATTTTCTTGCTTCCCAAGATGGCTATGACGCTAGTAGAATTTTGAACGAAGCGTTTTTGGAGGAAATGAAAGCAAATAGTAAAGGGGAAATGGCAGTTGCCGTCCCACACCAAGATGTATTTATTATTGCAGATGTGCAAAATAAAATGGGGTACGATGTTTTAGCGCAAATGACGATGAAATTTTTCGCTGAAGGTAGAATTCCCATTACTTCTTTGCCAATGATTTACGAAGATAAACATCTTGAACCAATATTTATACTTGCTAAGAATAGACCAGAAAAAGACAATTAA